The following are encoded together in the Sphingorhabdus pulchriflava genome:
- a CDS encoding DUF3604 domain-containing protein: MASIRKIALGTVAAIAVGAGLYWGWGKFGEYRIASKAAEMQEAGDKEVTSGIATKLLWGDTHLHTSNSIDAFGFGVKLGPEEALRFARGEEVKSTWGLKAKLDRPLDFLVIADHSGGLGATRALYEAPRFMIKDKTLLRWHDMMHEGEGGMQRVTAELINMAGEGKLTELFPREQSRKNTMKIWQSHTGIVERYNEPGKFTAFMGFEYTLMPNGDNLHRVVMFRDGKLRADQVRPYDPQTEGTETVDKLWDYMDTYEKKTGGKMLAIPHNSNVSNGLMFEMVAPGGGAMTADYARRRAAREPLVEITQIKGDSESHPFLSPNDEFANFGDAGWELGNLTMQGKKTPDMLAGDYVREALKRGLAIEAKTGVNPYKFGLIGSTDSHTSLATADESNFFGKHSGGEPNAKRASEAQNLGTREGRFGWHYLAGGYAAVWATANTRAAIFDAMMRREVYATTGPRMQVRVFGGWDFSDKDWTGDWVKTGYARGVPMGADLKAGTGKPSFLISALKDPEGANLDRVQVVKGWIDASGELQEKVFDVSWSSPDKRKLVGGKLTPVGDTVDIAKASYTNSIGAPELRSVWSDPEFNPRQRAFYYVRVLEIPTPRWVLFDALRFGAKLLPETELKSQERAYTSPIWYNPTV, from the coding sequence ATGGCATCAATTCGCAAGATTGCGCTGGGCACTGTCGCGGCTATCGCTGTGGGCGCGGGGCTTTATTGGGGATGGGGTAAGTTTGGCGAATATCGTATCGCCAGCAAAGCCGCCGAGATGCAGGAAGCCGGCGACAAGGAAGTGACCAGCGGCATTGCGACCAAATTGCTCTGGGGTGACACCCACCTTCACACCTCCAATTCGATCGATGCCTTTGGCTTTGGTGTGAAGCTGGGGCCGGAAGAGGCTTTGCGCTTTGCCCGTGGCGAAGAGGTCAAATCAACCTGGGGGCTTAAAGCCAAACTCGACCGTCCGCTCGACTTCCTCGTCATTGCCGATCACTCCGGTGGCCTTGGTGCAACGCGCGCGCTGTACGAAGCACCGCGTTTCATGATCAAGGACAAGACCCTGCTTCGCTGGCACGACATGATGCACGAGGGCGAAGGCGGCATGCAAAGAGTAACTGCCGAGCTGATCAACATGGCTGGCGAAGGCAAGTTGACCGAACTGTTTCCGCGCGAACAATCGCGCAAGAACACGATGAAGATTTGGCAAAGCCATACCGGGATTGTCGAACGTTATAACGAGCCTGGCAAATTCACCGCCTTCATGGGCTTTGAATATACGCTCATGCCCAATGGAGACAATCTGCACCGCGTGGTGATGTTCCGCGATGGAAAGCTGCGCGCCGATCAGGTTCGCCCATACGACCCGCAGACCGAAGGCACCGAAACGGTCGACAAATTGTGGGACTATATGGATACCTATGAGAAAAAGACCGGCGGCAAGATGCTGGCGATCCCGCATAACAGTAATGTTTCCAACGGCCTGATGTTCGAAATGGTGGCACCGGGTGGAGGTGCTATGACCGCCGACTATGCCCGCCGTCGCGCGGCGCGCGAGCCATTGGTAGAAATCACCCAGATAAAGGGCGACAGCGAGAGCCATCCCTTCCTGTCGCCTAACGATGAATTTGCCAATTTCGGCGATGCCGGTTGGGAACTGGGCAATCTGACGATGCAGGGCAAGAAGACGCCTGACATGCTGGCGGGTGACTATGTGCGCGAAGCATTGAAGCGCGGATTGGCGATCGAAGCCAAGACCGGAGTCAATCCTTACAAATTCGGCCTGATCGGTTCGACCGACAGCCATACATCGCTCGCAACGGCTGACGAAAGTAACTTCTTCGGCAAGCATTCGGGCGGCGAACCCAACGCCAAACGTGCGTCGGAGGCCCAGAATCTGGGTACCCGCGAAGGCCGCTTTGGCTGGCATTATCTGGCGGGTGGCTATGCCGCCGTTTGGGCGACCGCCAACACCCGCGCAGCCATTTTCGACGCGATGATGCGGCGCGAAGTCTATGCCACCACCGGTCCACGCATGCAGGTGCGCGTTTTTGGCGGCTGGGATTTCAGCGACAAGGACTGGACGGGCGACTGGGTGAAAACCGGCTATGCGCGCGGTGTACCTATGGGTGCTGACCTGAAGGCAGGCACTGGCAAACCAAGCTTCCTGATCTCCGCGCTCAAGGACCCTGAAGGCGCCAATCTGGACCGCGTTCAAGTGGTCAAAGGCTGGATTGATGCGTCTGGTGAGTTGCAGGAGAAGGTCTTCGACGTGAGCTGGTCTTCGCCCGACAAGCGCAAGCTGGTTGGAGGCAAATTGACGCCCGTGGGTGACACTGTCGACATTGCCAAGGCGAGCTACACCAACAGCATCGGCGCGCCCGAACTGCGTTCGGTGTGGAGCGATCCGGAGTTCAACCCGCGCCAACGTGCTTTTTATTATGTCCGCGTTCTAGAAATCCCGACACCGCGCTGGGTATTGTTCGACGCGTTGCGTTTCGGGGCAAAGCTGCTTCCGGAAACCGAGCTCAAGTCGCAGGAGCGGGCCTATACTTCGCCGATCTGGTACAATCCAACCGTTTGA
- a CDS encoding sterol desaturase family protein: MGDMGTKLVALIPAIAFVLIALIETMRPRRALRFGRLRRWTTSFVLLASSRFTVWLLAWIIAVPVAASWAENNSIGLFNQIALPLWAEWLGAFLLLDFAMWLQHLLTHKVPLLWRFHKVHHADPDIDVSTAIRFHPGEIAFSVIWKAGWVLLLGVAAPIVIAFEAWLAANAAFNHGNIELPRSIDRLVRPFLVTPDMHLVHHSTALKEQQSNYGFALTLWDRLCGTYRNESEKGRDLQPIGLSEMQDEQPTRALTSLELPLT; the protein is encoded by the coding sequence ATGGGAGATATGGGCACAAAGCTGGTCGCGCTGATTCCGGCCATCGCCTTTGTGCTGATTGCCCTTATCGAAACTATGCGGCCGAGGCGTGCACTGCGCTTCGGCCGTTTGCGTCGCTGGACGACGAGCTTCGTCCTATTAGCGAGTAGCCGCTTCACGGTCTGGCTGCTGGCCTGGATCATCGCCGTTCCGGTAGCCGCTAGTTGGGCGGAGAACAACAGCATCGGGTTGTTCAACCAGATTGCATTGCCTTTATGGGCTGAATGGCTCGGCGCTTTTCTGCTGCTCGATTTCGCCATGTGGCTGCAGCATCTGCTGACCCATAAGGTTCCCCTGCTCTGGCGGTTCCACAAGGTGCATCACGCCGATCCCGATATCGACGTATCGACCGCCATCCGCTTTCACCCAGGCGAAATCGCATTTTCGGTGATTTGGAAAGCTGGCTGGGTACTGCTGCTAGGCGTTGCAGCACCCATCGTCATCGCTTTCGAAGCCTGGCTTGCGGCCAATGCCGCGTTCAATCACGGAAATATCGAATTGCCGCGCTCGATCGACCGGCTTGTCCGGCCTTTTCTTGTCACACCGGATATGCACCTCGTCCATCACAGTACTGCACTCAAAGAGCAGCAGAGCAATTATGGTTTTGCCCTGACATTATGGGACCGGCTGTGTGGAACCTATCGAAATGAATCGGAAAAAGGCCGCGATTTGCAGCCTATAGGACTTTCCGAAATGCAGGACGAGCAACCCACCCGCGCACTCACCAGCCTGGAACTGCCGTTGACGTAA
- a CDS encoding alkene reductase, with protein MTTSLFDPIQLGAIHAPNRILTAPLTRGRSEGVHVPISALKADYYAQRASAGLIIAEATGISQEGSGWPAAPGIWSAEQVEAWKPVTEAVHKADGRIILQLWHMGRLVHPDFLGGAQPVSSSATTAPGYAHTPTGKKDYVEARALHLDEIPRVIGDYVHAAKNAMAAGFDGVQIHSANGYLLDQFLRGNSNLRDDDYGGSIENRIRLTTEVAQAVSDAVGADRTSVRLSPNGETQGCDDSDPVGLFTAAAAALQKVGIAFLELREQKTFGNFGTSDVPPVSPHIRKVFTNPLVLNQEYTLETAQADVASGLADAISFGRPYISNPDLVERLRSGAAVAPDNFKTWYTPGAEGYTDYPTLETEAV; from the coding sequence ATGACCACCAGCCTTTTCGATCCAATCCAGCTCGGCGCGATCCACGCCCCCAACCGCATTTTGACGGCCCCGCTCACGCGCGGGCGCAGCGAAGGCGTACATGTGCCAATCAGCGCGCTTAAGGCCGATTATTATGCGCAGCGTGCAAGCGCTGGCCTGATTATCGCCGAAGCGACCGGCATCAGCCAGGAAGGCTCGGGCTGGCCTGCAGCGCCCGGAATCTGGTCCGCCGAACAGGTCGAAGCCTGGAAGCCTGTGACCGAAGCCGTGCACAAGGCTGATGGCCGCATCATTCTGCAGCTCTGGCATATGGGTCGACTGGTACACCCGGATTTTCTGGGTGGTGCACAGCCGGTTTCCTCGTCCGCGACTACCGCACCCGGCTATGCCCATACACCAACCGGCAAGAAGGATTATGTAGAAGCCCGCGCCCTACACCTTGACGAAATCCCCCGCGTGATCGGCGATTATGTCCATGCGGCGAAAAACGCGATGGCAGCCGGTTTCGATGGCGTGCAAATCCACAGCGCCAATGGCTATCTGCTCGACCAGTTCCTGCGCGGCAATTCGAATCTGCGTGACGACGATTATGGCGGCTCGATTGAAAACCGCATCCGACTGACCACCGAAGTCGCGCAGGCGGTATCCGACGCAGTCGGTGCCGACCGCACCTCGGTTCGCCTATCGCCCAATGGCGAGACGCAGGGTTGCGACGATAGTGACCCGGTAGGCCTGTTCACCGCTGCAGCAGCCGCATTGCAAAAGGTCGGCATCGCTTTCCTCGAACTGCGCGAGCAAAAAACCTTCGGCAATTTCGGCACCAGCGATGTGCCGCCGGTATCGCCGCACATACGCAAGGTTTTCACCAACCCGCTGGTACTCAATCAGGAATATACGCTGGAGACCGCACAGGCAGATGTCGCGAGTGGTCTGGCCGACGCGATCAGCTTTGGTCGCCCCTATATCTCCAACCCCGATCTGGTCGAGCGACTGCGGAGCGGGGCCGCAGTGGCACCCGACAATTTCAAGACATGGTACACACCAGGCGCCGAAGGCTATACCGACTATCCGACATTGGAGACCGAGGCGGTCTGA